The window GGTCCCAGACCACTTCGAGGTGGTCGGAGACGAAGCCGATCGGGCTGACCACCACCGCGTCGACCCCTTGACCGGCGAGTTCACGCAGGTGGTCGTTGACGTCCGGCTCCAGCCAGGGCACCTGCGGTGGGCCGGACCGGCTCTGCCAGACCAGGTCGTACGGCAGGTCCGGCGCGGCGTCGGCGGCGACCAGCCGGGCGGTCTCGGCCAGCTGGGCCTGGTAGCGCCCGCCCTCCGGGCCGGCGGCGGCCGCCGCGCTGGTCGGGACCGAATGGGCGGTGAACACCAGCCGGGTACGCCGACGCAGCGCCGGGTCGAGGGTGCCCAGCGCGGCCCGGACCGCTTCGACGTGCGGGCCGACGAACCCGGGATGGTCGTGGAACTGCCGCAGCTTGTCGATCACCGGGGCGTCCTGGCCAACCGTGGCCCGCGCCGCCGCGATGTCCTCCTGGTACTGCCGGCACGACGAGTAGCCGCCGTAGGCGCTGGTGGCGAAGGCGAGGGCGCGGCGGACCCCGTCGTCGCGCATCCGGGCCACCGTGTCGGCCAGCATCGGATGCCAGTTGCGGTTGCCCCAGTAGACCGGCAGGTCGATTCCGTGGGCGGCGAAGTCGGCGCGGATCGCGGCGAGCAGCTCCCGGCACTGCTGGTTGATCGGCGACACGCCGCCGAAGTGCTGGTAGTGCTCGGCGACCTCGGCCAGCCGCTCCGGCGGCACGTTGCGGCCCCGGGTCACGTTGCGCAGGAAGGGCAGCACGTCCTGCGGACCTTCCGGGCCGCCGAACGACAGCAGAACCAGTGCGTCGTACGCCATGGGCCCTATTGTTCCTGGTCGGGCCGGGCCGGGCGGCGGCGCATCCCGAAGATCAGGCGCCGATGGCGTGGAAGCCGCCGTCGACGTGCACGATCTCACCGGTGGTCGCCGGGAACCAGTCCGACAGCAGCGCCAGGCAGGCCCGCGCCGCCGGCTCCTGGTCGGTCAGCTGCCAGCCCAGCGGCGCCCGCTCGGTCCAGGCCTGCTCGAAGGCCTCGAAGCCGGGGATCGACTTGGCCGCCATGGTGCGCAGCGGGCCGGCGGAGACCAGGTTGCTGCGGATGCCCTTCGGCCCCAGGTGCAGCGCCAGGTAGCGGGACGCGGACTCCAGACCGGCCTTGGCGACCCCCATCCAGTCGTAGACCGGCCAGGCCAGGGTGGCGTCGAAGGTCAGCCCGACGACCGCGCCGCCGGGACGCATCAGCGGCAGCGCCGCCATCGCCAGCGACTTGTACGAGAAGGTGGAGATGTGCAGCGCGGTGGCCACGTCGTCCCAGGGCGCGTCGAGGAACCCGCCACCGAGGCAGCTCTGCGGGGCGAACCCGATCGAGTGCACCACCCCGTCGAGGCCGTCGACGTGACCGGAGACCTTGTCGGCCAGCCCGGCCAGATGCTCCGGGTTGGTCACATCGAGCTCGATCACCGGCGCCTCGGCCGGCAGCCGCTTGGCGATCCGCTCCACCAGCGACATCCGGCCGAACCCGGTGAGCACCACGGTGGCGCCGTTCTCCTGGGCGAGCTTCGCCACCGAGAAGGCGATCGACTGGTCGGTGATGACGCCGGTGACGAGCAGCCGCTTACCGGCCAGCAGTGCGGACACAGATTTTCTCCGTTCGGTCTTCGATTGCCAGGTCGGGTGCGGTCAGTGCCCCATGCCGAGGCCGCCGTCGACGGGAATGACCGCCCCGCAGATGTAACCGGCGGAGTCGCCGGCGAGCCACGTCACCGCCGCGGCCACCTCGTCGGCGGTGGCGAACCGGCCGGCCGGGATCGCCTTGCGGTACTCGGCCTTGCGCTCCTCGGGCAGCGCCGCCGTCATGTCGGTCTCCACGTAGCCGGGGGCGACGACGTTCGCGGTGATGTTGCGTCCACCGAGTTCGCGGGTGATCGAGCGGGCCATGCCGACCAGGCCGGCCTTGCTCGCCGCGTAGTTGACCTGGCCCGGTGAGCCGAGCAGGCCGACCACCGACGAGATGAAGATGAGCCGGCCCCAGCGGGCCCGCAGCATCTTCGTCGAAGCGCGCTTGGCGCAGCGGTACGCACCGGTCAGGTTGGTGTCCAGCACCGAGGTGAACTGCTCCTCGGACATCCGCAGCAGCAGCGTGTCGTCGGTGACGCCGGCGTTGGCGACCAGCACCTCGACCGGCCCGAGCTCGGCTTCGACCGCACCGAAGGCCTGGTCGACCGAGTCGGCGTCGGTGACGTCGCAGCGTACGCCGAACAGGCCGGCCTGCTCGTCGAAGCCGGACCGGTAGGTGACCGCGACCCGGTCGCCCTGCTTCGCGAACGCCTGCGCGATCGCCAGACCGATGCCCCGGTTACCGCCGGTGACCAGTACGGTGCGGGCCACGTTCCCCCCTCGTCATTGATGATCCGGCTTTGGAGACTAGGTGCTACCGCCGGGTAAGCAGTAACCCGGGGGTACTACCCCGGTGGTGTCCTGACACCAGGTCGGTCCGGTCGTAGCCGCACAGTGGTGAACGGCGGCACGGTCCAACAGGTGCGGCAGGCGCTGCGGTGACGGGTCGTCGGGCCGAACTTCCCGACCCGCCGGCCCGGGTGTACGCTCTTGCCCGGTTCAACGGCCGGACGACCTGTGGAGGTGATCGCTGTGCGAGATAGCGATCCTCCTAGTCGTCGCCGGGCCACCGGTCGAGCGCGCTGAGGTCGGCGCGGCTCCCGGTGCGCCCGCGCGATCTGCCCGTGTCGCCCCGTCAGCCCGCCCGCCGGTCACCCTGATCCACAGGTGGCCGGCCCGTCGCCGGAGTCCACCCTCGATGAACCGTTACGTCGCACCGCTGGGGTTCACCCTGGCCGCCGTCTGGATCGCCGTCATCTTCGTACTGGCCAGCGGCGCACGGTGACGGGTCCCGGGCCGGCGGGTATCCGTCACCCGCCGGCCCGGGACCCGCCACCTACCGACCGTCGCCCACTGCCCGACCCGGCACCTGCTGGTCCGGCCGGGCCGTCTCACGGCAGCCGCGAGGTCCACAACAGACTGAGCACCGCCGCGCCCAACGCGAGCAGCAACGCCAGGGCCGCGTACCACTGGGTTATCTCCCGGGGCACGGTCCGCTGCCCGATCGACGAGCCCATGTCCTCGTACACCTGGTTGAGCTCGCCCACCGACGCCGCCTCGTAGAAGAAGCCGTTGGTCGCCTCGGCCAGCTCGGCCAGCGCGAACCGGTCCACCGGCACCCGCTGCACCTGGTTGCCGATCTGCACCTGGCCGTCGTCGGTGCCGAACGCGATCGTCGACACCGGTACGTTGGCCGCCGACGCCGCCGCGGCGGCCTCCTCGACCGACCGGCCCGAGGTGCGGTAGCCGTCCGACAACAGCACGATCCGGGCCGGCGGCGGGCCCTGCGCGCCGTCGGTCGGCACCAGCCGGATCGCCTCCAACGAGGTGAACACGGCCTCGCCGGTGGCGGTCGCCTCGGCCAGCACCAGACCGTCGATCGCCTGGGACACCGCGGCCCGGTCCTTGGTCGGCGAGACCAGCACGTTCGCCGACTTGGCGAACGCGACCAACCCGATGTTGTAGCCCTCCGGCAGCTCCGCGACGAACTCCTTCGCCGCCTGCTGGGCCGCCTCGATCCGGCTGGGCGGCACGTCGTCGGCCTCCATCGACAGCGACACGTCGATGGCGAGCATGACGGTGGCCCGCTCCAGCGACTCCTCGGTGTCGATCGACGGCCGGGCCAGCGCCGACGCCAGCACCAGCAGGCTGAGCAGGAACGCCCCGGCGGCCAGGTGACGGCGCCAGCCGAGACCACGCGGGGCCAGCGTGCGCAGCAGGTCCACATTGGTGAACCGGACCGCGTACGCCTTACGACGGAACTGACGCCAGACGTACATCCCGGCGATCGCCAGGACCGGTAGCAGGGCGAGCAGCCACCAGGGCTGCAGGAAACGGATCATCGAGCTTCGCTTTCCGGGCGCGGGGTGGGGGCCGGGCGGGCGATGCCCCGGGTACGGGCGTGCCGCTGCCCGGCAACGAACCGGACGATGTCCAGCAGCCAGTCCGAGTCGGTCCGCAGCCGCAGGTGGGCCGCGCCGGCACCGCGCAGGGTCTGCGCGATCGCCGCCCGCTGGGCCCCGGCCGCCTCGGCGTACCGCCGGCGCAGCCGTGGATCGGCGGTCTGCACCTCGTGCAGCGTGCCGGTCTCCGGGTCGGCCAGGGTCAGCACGCCGGCGTCGGGCAGCTCCAGCTCACGCGGATCGACCACCTCGACGGCGAGGACGTCGTGGCGGACGGCGAGTTTGCGGACCTGCCGGCCCCACTGCTGCGGCGGGGCCAGGAAATCGGAGATCACCACGGCGACGCCACGGCGACGCGGCGGCCGGTTCAGCATGTCGATCAGGGCGCCGAGGTCGCTGCGGCCGGGCCGGGACTGGGTGCCGGCGATCGCCCGCAGCAGCCCGTGCGCCTCCTTGCGGCCGGTCCGCGCCGGCAGCCGGGTGAGGACGCCGCCCAGCGCCGGATCACCGGTGCCGATCACCGCGCCGACCCGGTTACCGCCCCGCGCGGTCAGGTGCACCATCGCCGCCGCCGCCGAGACGGCCAGATCCCGCTTGAGACAGCGGGCGGTGCCGAAGTCCAGACTGGCCGACAGGTCCACCGCCACCCAGGCTTCCAGCTCCCGGTCGGCCACGGTACGCCGTACGTGCGGCACGGTGGTCCGGGCCGTCACCGGCCAGTCCATCCGGCGTACGTCGTCACCGGGCCGGTACTCGGTCGACTCACCGGCCTCGCTGCCCGGACCGGGCAGCAGCCCCACGTAGTCGCCCTGCAGCAGGCCGTCGAGTTTGCGGGTGACGGTCAGGTAGAGCCGGGACAGCACCGCCTCCGCCCGGCCCGAACTCGGCACCGCAGCGGTCACTGCGACTGCCCGGGCCAGCCGGCGCCGCCGCCGGGCGGGCCGGGCACCGCGGCGGCCGGCGCGGCATGTCCCATCGGTCCCACCGGCTGCGGCGTCGCGTTCTGCCGGGGAGCGACCGACGGCAGCGGCACCGTCTGCATGATCCGCCCGACGACGTGGTCGGCGGGCACGTCGTCGGCGAGCGCGTCGTAGCTGAGCACCAGCCGGTGACGCAGGATGTCCGGGGCGATGTCCTGCACGTCCTGCGGCAACGCGTAGTCGCGTCCACGCAGCAGCGCCAACGCCCGGGTGGCCCGCACGATGCCCAGCGAGGCGCGCGGGCTGGCACCGTACTGGAT is drawn from Micromonospora sp. Llam0 and contains these coding sequences:
- a CDS encoding DUF58 domain-containing protein, which gives rise to MARAVAVTAAVPSSGRAEAVLSRLYLTVTRKLDGLLQGDYVGLLPGPGSEAGESTEYRPGDDVRRMDWPVTARTTVPHVRRTVADRELEAWVAVDLSASLDFGTARCLKRDLAVSAAAAMVHLTARGGNRVGAVIGTGDPALGGVLTRLPARTGRKEAHGLLRAIAGTQSRPGRSDLGALIDMLNRPPRRRGVAVVISDFLAPPQQWGRQVRKLAVRHDVLAVEVVDPRELELPDAGVLTLADPETGTLHEVQTADPRLRRRYAEAAGAQRAAIAQTLRGAGAAHLRLRTDSDWLLDIVRFVAGQRHARTRGIARPAPTPRPESEAR
- the fabI gene encoding enoyl-ACP reductase FabI yields the protein MSALLAGKRLLVTGVITDQSIAFSVAKLAQENGATVVLTGFGRMSLVERIAKRLPAEAPVIELDVTNPEHLAGLADKVSGHVDGLDGVVHSIGFAPQSCLGGGFLDAPWDDVATALHISTFSYKSLAMAALPLMRPGGAVVGLTFDATLAWPVYDWMGVAKAGLESASRYLALHLGPKGIRSNLVSAGPLRTMAAKSIPGFEAFEQAWTERAPLGWQLTDQEPAARACLALLSDWFPATTGEIVHVDGGFHAIGA
- a CDS encoding beta-ketoacyl-ACP reductase; translation: MARTVLVTGGNRGIGLAIAQAFAKQGDRVAVTYRSGFDEQAGLFGVRCDVTDADSVDQAFGAVEAELGPVEVLVANAGVTDDTLLLRMSEEQFTSVLDTNLTGAYRCAKRASTKMLRARWGRLIFISSVVGLLGSPGQVNYAASKAGLVGMARSITRELGGRNITANVVAPGYVETDMTAALPEERKAEYRKAIPAGRFATADEVAAAVTWLAGDSAGYICGAVIPVDGGLGMGH
- a CDS encoding VWA domain-containing protein; this translates as MIRFLQPWWLLALLPVLAIAGMYVWRQFRRKAYAVRFTNVDLLRTLAPRGLGWRRHLAAGAFLLSLLVLASALARPSIDTEESLERATVMLAIDVSLSMEADDVPPSRIEAAQQAAKEFVAELPEGYNIGLVAFAKSANVLVSPTKDRAAVSQAIDGLVLAEATATGEAVFTSLEAIRLVPTDGAQGPPPARIVLLSDGYRTSGRSVEEAAAAASAANVPVSTIAFGTDDGQVQIGNQVQRVPVDRFALAELAEATNGFFYEAASVGELNQVYEDMGSSIGQRTVPREITQWYAALALLLALGAAVLSLLWTSRLP
- a CDS encoding ferrochelatase; translation: MAYDALVLLSFGGPEGPQDVLPFLRNVTRGRNVPPERLAEVAEHYQHFGGVSPINQQCRELLAAIRADFAAHGIDLPVYWGNRNWHPMLADTVARMRDDGVRRALAFATSAYGGYSSCRQYQEDIAAARATVGQDAPVIDKLRQFHDHPGFVGPHVEAVRAALGTLDPALRRRTRLVFTAHSVPTSAAAAAGPEGGRYQAQLAETARLVAADAAPDLPYDLVWQSRSGPPQVPWLEPDVNDHLRELAGQGVDAVVVSPIGFVSDHLEVVWDLDTEAAATAKELGLAYTRAASPGTHSAFVSMVRDLVSERLRPDGALTRARLGTLPVWDTCPVNCCIASSTPRRSS